From a single Drosophila sulfurigaster albostrigata strain 15112-1811.04 chromosome 3, ASM2355843v2, whole genome shotgun sequence genomic region:
- the LOC133845086 gene encoding atypical protein kinase C isoform X2 yields the protein MAWGYWSATTVDRGRSPRRLTQCTPLPVNLVQQEEEEEQPPPCLPQQQQQQQQQQQQQQSQQSQTCPSTPSANQQGGGGTLCYSPTCRSRCSSPCPGSPCGSITPPPPPLLTSSQQHLHQHSNKNCPAAQQLLTHLDYAARRQSLDQLDSPQVLNTSKYFDIQANQLSDIMCRGAVVSSIQSANNTLTRGVSLHSRSGSAHGSHHSHSHHGSAHGSLGCLQGGVGVGVGVGVGTGSTGSIGMMSASHIDTGDYDVPHPHPYTHHYMQTTASVTPPHATLSRPGSAGAVCTGHDSGSDSSQGCGGSIMGGMLVMGHPGHMGSLGHHSTGSGSLGRCSSRCHNTTTTDDSGGGSSGGGGGGGGGGSVAVGGPGMLMDYHHGHHSGSAGSGLNGCGGGGSIAGGSIGGRSSVLGTIHNGHGHHHQQYHHECIHYERLPIPVPIPTVPMGVTQQQQQQQQQQQQQQHQMSSQHQLQSEEEIEPAYATVFPNVPQAPGLSCDGEDRSIYRRGARRWRKLYRVNGHIFQAKRFNRRAFCAYCQDRIWGLGRQGFKCIQCKLLVHKKCHKLVQKHCTDQPEPLVKERAEEASDPMPVPLPPLPYEAVGGTSEAYDTHEHAHIVVPPPPEDSLEPATQRQYSLNDFELIRVIGRGSYAKVLMVELRRTRRIYAMKVIKKALVTDDEDIDWVQTEKHVFETASNHPFLVGLHSCFQTPSRLFFVIEFVRGGDLMYHMQRQRRLPEEHARFYAAEISLALNFLHEKGIIYRDLKLDNVLLDHEGHIKLTDYGMCKEGIRPGDTTSTFCGTPNYIAPEILRGEDYGFSVDWWALGVLLYEMLAGRSPFDIAGASENPDQNTEDYLFQVILEKTIRIPRSLSVKAASVLKGFLNKNPADRLGCHRESAFMDIVNHPFFKVIDWEMLERKQVSPPFKPRLDSDRDLANFPIEFTGEPVQLTPDDDHVIDNIDQSEFEGFEYVNPLLMSLEDCV from the exons ATGGCCTGGGGCTATTGGTCCGCCACAACTGTGGATCGTGGACGTTCTCCGCGCCGCTTGACGCAGTGCACCCCGCTGCCGGTGAATCTGGTGCAGCaggaagaagaggaggagcaGCCACCACCTTGCCTtccccaacagcaacagcagcaacaacagcagcagcagcaacaacagtcgcAGCAGTCACAGACCTGCCCCAGCACACCATCGGCGAATCAACAAGGAGGCGGCGGCACTCTCTGCTACAGTCCCACATGTCGGTCCCGGTGCTCGAGTCCGTGTCCGGGGTCGCCGTGTGGCTCGATAACGCCGCCGCCTCCGCCGCTGCTCACGTCCTCGCAACAGCATCTGCATCAGCACTCGAATAAGAATTGCCCGGCCGCACAGCAGCTGCTCACGCATCTGGACTATGCGGCCAGGCGGCAATCGCTGGATCAGCTGGACAGTCCGCAGGTACTGAACACG TCGAAGTACTTTGATATCCAGGCCAACCAGCTGTCGGACATCATGTGCCGCGGCGCTGTGGTCAGTTCCATACAGTCGGCAAACAACACGCTGACCAGAGGCGTCTCCCTTCACAGCCGGAGTGGCAGCGCCCATGGCAGCCATCATAGTCACAGTCATCATGGCAGCGCGCATGGTTCACTCGGTTGCCTGCAGGGAGGcgtcggagttggagttggcgTTGGAGTGGGCACTGGGAGCACTGGAAGCATTGGAATGATGTCGGCGAGCCACATAGACACGGGTGATTACGATGtgccgcatccgcatccgtaTACGCATCATTATATGCAGACAACAGCTTCAGTGACGCCACCGCATGCAACGCTCAGCAGGCCAGGATCGGCTGGTGCCGTCTGCACCGGCCACGACTCTGGCTCCGATTCCAGCCAGGGCTGCGGTGGCTCCATAATGGGAGGCATGCTGGTCATGGGTCATCCCGGCCATATGGGCAGTCTGGGCCATCACAGCACCGGCAGCGGCTCCCTGGGTCGCTGCTCCAGTCGTTGCCacaacaccaccaccaccgaCGACTCTGGAGGTGGCAGCAGCGGAggtggaggcggtggcggtggcggtggcagcgtCGCTGTGGGCGGTCCGGGCATGCTCATGGACTATCATCATGGCCATCACAGCGGCAGCGCTGGCAGCGGCCTCAATGGCTGCGGAGGCGGCGGTAGCATCGCTGGTGGCAGCATTGGCGGACGCAGCAGTGTCCTGGGCACCATTCACAATGGCCAcgggcatcatcatcagcaataTCATCACGAATGCATTCACTATGAACGCTTGCCCATACCCGTGCCCATTCCCACAGTGCCCATGGGCGtgacgcagcagcaacagcagcaacaacaacagcagcagcagcaacaacatcagatGTCGTCACAGCATCAGCTACAGTCGGAGGAGGAGATTGAGCCGGCCTACGCAACAG TATTTCCGAATGTTCCTCAAGCGCCCGGTTTGTCCTGCGATGGCGAAGATC GCAGCATCTACAGAAGAGGAGCGCGTCGCTGGCGAAAATTGTATCGCGTCAATGGACACATTTTCCAGGCAAAGCGTTTCAATCGC CGCGCTTTCTGTGCCTATTGCCAGGATCGGATCTGGGGTCTGGGACGACAGGGTTTCAAGTGCATACAGTGCAAGCTGCTGGTGCACAAAAAGTGTCATAAGCTAGTGCAGAAGCACTGCACGGATCAGCCAGAGCCGCTGGTCAAGGAGCGAGCCGAGGAGGCCAGCGATCCGATGCCGGTGCCGTTGCCACCGTTGCCCTACGAGGCGGTGGGCGGCACCAGCGAGGCGTACGACACGCACGAACATGCGCACATTGTGGTGCCGCCGCCTCCCGAGGATTCCCTGGAGCCGGCCACACAGCGCCAGTATTCATTGAACGACTTTGAGTTAATACGCGTCATTGGACGCGGCAGCTATGCAAAGGTGCTGATGGTGGAGCTGCGACGTACGCGTCGCATCTATGCGATGAAGGTGATCAAGAAGGCGTTGGTCACCGATGACGAGGACATTGACTGGGTGCAGACAGAGAAGCATGTGTTTGAGACGGCCTCGAATCATCCGTTCCTGGTCGGTTTGCATTCATGCTTCCAAACCCCTTCGCGCTTGTTCTTCGTCATTGAGTTTGTGCGTGGCGGCGATTTGATGTATCACATGCAACGGCAACGCCGCCTGCCCGAGGAACATGCTCGCTTCTATGCCGCTGAGATCAGTTTGGCGCTGAACTTCTTGCACGAGAAGGGCATCATCTATCGGGATCTGAAGCTCGACAATGTGCTGCTCGATCATGAGGGGCACATCAAGCTCACCGATTACGGCATGTGCAAGGAGGGCATTCGGCCGGGTGACACAACCTCCACTTTCTGCGGTACTCCCAACTACATTGCACCCGAGATTCTACGCGGCGAGGACTATGGCTTCTCCGTGGACTGGTGGGCATTGGGTGTCCTGCTCTACGAGATGTTAGCTGGACGCAGTCCATTCGATATTGCCGGCGCCTCTGAAAATCCAGATCAG AACACTGAAGATTATCTGTTCCAAGTGATTTTGGAGAAGACTATACGCATACCGCGTTCGCTGAGCGTTAAGGCTGCTTCGGTATTGAAAGGTTTCCTCAACAAGAATCCCGCTGATCGTTTGGGCTGCCATCGTGAGTCCGCCTTCATGGATATTGTGAATCATCCGTTCTTCAAAGTCATCGACTGGGAGATG CTCGAACGCAAACAGGTTTCGCCACCATTTAAGCCACGCTTAGACTCAGATCGCGATCTGGCTAATTTCCCGATCGAGTTTACCGGCGAGCCGGTGCAGCTGACACCCGATGATGA TCATGTCATTGACAACATCGATCAATCGGAATTCGAGGGCTTTGAGTATGTAAATCCCTTGCTGATGTCACTGGAGGATTGCGTCTGA
- the LOC133845086 gene encoding atypical protein kinase C isoform X6, with translation MIIWSGFCEAAQIYSTQTASFMSGGASLFPNVPQAPGLSCDGEDRSIYRRGARRWRKLYRVNGHIFQAKRFNRRAFCAYCQDRIWGLGRQGFKCIQCKLLVHKKCHKLVQKHCTDQPEPLVKERAEEASDPMPVPLPPLPYEAVGGTSEAYDTHEHAHIVVPPPPEDSLEPATQRQYSLNDFELIRVIGRGSYAKVLMVELRRTRRIYAMKVIKKALVTDDEDIDWVQTEKHVFETASNHPFLVGLHSCFQTPSRLFFVIEFVRGGDLMYHMQRQRRLPEEHARFYAAEISLALNFLHEKGIIYRDLKLDNVLLDHEGHIKLTDYGMCKEGIRPGDTTSTFCGTPNYIAPEILRGEDYGFSVDWWALGVLLYEMLAGRSPFDIAGASENPDQNTEDYLFQVILEKTIRIPRSLSVKAASVLKGFLNKNPADRLGCHRESAFMDIVNHPFFKVIDWEMIAQKEVQPPYIPTLDPGDPYMTTNFDDQFTREPAELTPDDPHVIDNIDQSEFEGFEYVNPLLMSLEDCV, from the exons atgATCATCTGGAGCGGCTTCTGTGAGGCAGCGCAAATTTACAGCACTCAAACAGCCAGCTTTATGAGTGGAGGCGCCTCGT TATTTCCGAATGTTCCTCAAGCGCCCGGTTTGTCCTGCGATGGCGAAGATC GCAGCATCTACAGAAGAGGAGCGCGTCGCTGGCGAAAATTGTATCGCGTCAATGGACACATTTTCCAGGCAAAGCGTTTCAATCGC CGCGCTTTCTGTGCCTATTGCCAGGATCGGATCTGGGGTCTGGGACGACAGGGTTTCAAGTGCATACAGTGCAAGCTGCTGGTGCACAAAAAGTGTCATAAGCTAGTGCAGAAGCACTGCACGGATCAGCCAGAGCCGCTGGTCAAGGAGCGAGCCGAGGAGGCCAGCGATCCGATGCCGGTGCCGTTGCCACCGTTGCCCTACGAGGCGGTGGGCGGCACCAGCGAGGCGTACGACACGCACGAACATGCGCACATTGTGGTGCCGCCGCCTCCCGAGGATTCCCTGGAGCCGGCCACACAGCGCCAGTATTCATTGAACGACTTTGAGTTAATACGCGTCATTGGACGCGGCAGCTATGCAAAGGTGCTGATGGTGGAGCTGCGACGTACGCGTCGCATCTATGCGATGAAGGTGATCAAGAAGGCGTTGGTCACCGATGACGAGGACATTGACTGGGTGCAGACAGAGAAGCATGTGTTTGAGACGGCCTCGAATCATCCGTTCCTGGTCGGTTTGCATTCATGCTTCCAAACCCCTTCGCGCTTGTTCTTCGTCATTGAGTTTGTGCGTGGCGGCGATTTGATGTATCACATGCAACGGCAACGCCGCCTGCCCGAGGAACATGCTCGCTTCTATGCCGCTGAGATCAGTTTGGCGCTGAACTTCTTGCACGAGAAGGGCATCATCTATCGGGATCTGAAGCTCGACAATGTGCTGCTCGATCATGAGGGGCACATCAAGCTCACCGATTACGGCATGTGCAAGGAGGGCATTCGGCCGGGTGACACAACCTCCACTTTCTGCGGTACTCCCAACTACATTGCACCCGAGATTCTACGCGGCGAGGACTATGGCTTCTCCGTGGACTGGTGGGCATTGGGTGTCCTGCTCTACGAGATGTTAGCTGGACGCAGTCCATTCGATATTGCCGGCGCCTCTGAAAATCCAGATCAG AACACTGAAGATTATCTGTTCCAAGTGATTTTGGAGAAGACTATACGCATACCGCGTTCGCTGAGCGTTAAGGCTGCTTCGGTATTGAAAGGTTTCCTCAACAAGAATCCCGCTGATCGTTTGGGCTGCCATCGTGAGTCCGCCTTCATGGATATTGTGAATCATCCGTTCTTCAAAGTCATCGACTGGGAGATG ATTGCACAAAAAGAGGTACAACCGCCTTATATACCAACCCTGGATCCTGGCGATCCGTATATGACAACAAACTTTGACGATCAATTTACCAGAGAACCGGCTGAATTAACGCCAGATGATCC TCATGTCATTGACAACATCGATCAATCGGAATTCGAGGGCTTTGAGTATGTAAATCCCTTGCTGATGTCACTGGAGGATTGCGTCTGA
- the LOC133845086 gene encoding atypical protein kinase C isoform X7, whose amino-acid sequence MIIWSGFCEAAQIYSTQTASFMSGGASLFPNVPQAPGLSCDGEDRSIYRRGARRWRKLYRVNGHIFQAKRFNRRAFCAYCQDRIWGLGRQGFKCIQCKLLVHKKCHKLVQKHCTDQPEPLVKERAEEASDPMPVPLPPLPYEAVGGTSEAYDTHEHAHIVVPPPPEDSLEPATQRQYSLNDFELIRVIGRGSYAKVLMVELRRTRRIYAMKVIKKALVTDDEDIDWVQTEKHVFETASNHPFLVGLHSCFQTPSRLFFVIEFVRGGDLMYHMQRQRRLPEEHARFYAAEISLALNFLHEKGIIYRDLKLDNVLLDHEGHIKLTDYGMCKEGIRPGDTTSTFCGTPNYIAPEILRGEDYGFSVDWWALGVLLYEMLAGRSPFDIAGASENPDQNTEDYLFQVILEKTIRIPRSLSVKAASVLKGFLNKNPADRLGCHRESAFMDIVNHPFFKVIDWEMLERKQVSPPFKPRLDSDRDLANFPIEFTGEPVQLTPDDDHVIDNIDQSEFEGFEYVNPLLMSLEDCV is encoded by the exons atgATCATCTGGAGCGGCTTCTGTGAGGCAGCGCAAATTTACAGCACTCAAACAGCCAGCTTTATGAGTGGAGGCGCCTCGT TATTTCCGAATGTTCCTCAAGCGCCCGGTTTGTCCTGCGATGGCGAAGATC GCAGCATCTACAGAAGAGGAGCGCGTCGCTGGCGAAAATTGTATCGCGTCAATGGACACATTTTCCAGGCAAAGCGTTTCAATCGC CGCGCTTTCTGTGCCTATTGCCAGGATCGGATCTGGGGTCTGGGACGACAGGGTTTCAAGTGCATACAGTGCAAGCTGCTGGTGCACAAAAAGTGTCATAAGCTAGTGCAGAAGCACTGCACGGATCAGCCAGAGCCGCTGGTCAAGGAGCGAGCCGAGGAGGCCAGCGATCCGATGCCGGTGCCGTTGCCACCGTTGCCCTACGAGGCGGTGGGCGGCACCAGCGAGGCGTACGACACGCACGAACATGCGCACATTGTGGTGCCGCCGCCTCCCGAGGATTCCCTGGAGCCGGCCACACAGCGCCAGTATTCATTGAACGACTTTGAGTTAATACGCGTCATTGGACGCGGCAGCTATGCAAAGGTGCTGATGGTGGAGCTGCGACGTACGCGTCGCATCTATGCGATGAAGGTGATCAAGAAGGCGTTGGTCACCGATGACGAGGACATTGACTGGGTGCAGACAGAGAAGCATGTGTTTGAGACGGCCTCGAATCATCCGTTCCTGGTCGGTTTGCATTCATGCTTCCAAACCCCTTCGCGCTTGTTCTTCGTCATTGAGTTTGTGCGTGGCGGCGATTTGATGTATCACATGCAACGGCAACGCCGCCTGCCCGAGGAACATGCTCGCTTCTATGCCGCTGAGATCAGTTTGGCGCTGAACTTCTTGCACGAGAAGGGCATCATCTATCGGGATCTGAAGCTCGACAATGTGCTGCTCGATCATGAGGGGCACATCAAGCTCACCGATTACGGCATGTGCAAGGAGGGCATTCGGCCGGGTGACACAACCTCCACTTTCTGCGGTACTCCCAACTACATTGCACCCGAGATTCTACGCGGCGAGGACTATGGCTTCTCCGTGGACTGGTGGGCATTGGGTGTCCTGCTCTACGAGATGTTAGCTGGACGCAGTCCATTCGATATTGCCGGCGCCTCTGAAAATCCAGATCAG AACACTGAAGATTATCTGTTCCAAGTGATTTTGGAGAAGACTATACGCATACCGCGTTCGCTGAGCGTTAAGGCTGCTTCGGTATTGAAAGGTTTCCTCAACAAGAATCCCGCTGATCGTTTGGGCTGCCATCGTGAGTCCGCCTTCATGGATATTGTGAATCATCCGTTCTTCAAAGTCATCGACTGGGAGATG CTCGAACGCAAACAGGTTTCGCCACCATTTAAGCCACGCTTAGACTCAGATCGCGATCTGGCTAATTTCCCGATCGAGTTTACCGGCGAGCCGGTGCAGCTGACACCCGATGATGA TCATGTCATTGACAACATCGATCAATCGGAATTCGAGGGCTTTGAGTATGTAAATCCCTTGCTGATGTCACTGGAGGATTGCGTCTGA
- the LOC133845086 gene encoding atypical protein kinase C isoform X8 — MWLGRNPFIIFPNVPQAPGLSCDGEDRSIYRRGARRWRKLYRVNGHIFQAKRFNRRAFCAYCQDRIWGLGRQGFKCIQCKLLVHKKCHKLVQKHCTDQPEPLVKERAEEASDPMPVPLPPLPYEAVGGTSEAYDTHEHAHIVVPPPPEDSLEPATQRQYSLNDFELIRVIGRGSYAKVLMVELRRTRRIYAMKVIKKALVTDDEDIDWVQTEKHVFETASNHPFLVGLHSCFQTPSRLFFVIEFVRGGDLMYHMQRQRRLPEEHARFYAAEISLALNFLHEKGIIYRDLKLDNVLLDHEGHIKLTDYGMCKEGIRPGDTTSTFCGTPNYIAPEILRGEDYGFSVDWWALGVLLYEMLAGRSPFDIAGASENPDQNTEDYLFQVILEKTIRIPRSLSVKAASVLKGFLNKNPADRLGCHRESAFMDIVNHPFFKVIDWEMLERKQVSPPFKPRLDSDRDLANFPIEFTGEPVQLTPDDDHVIDNIDQSEFEGFEYVNPLLMSLEDCV; from the exons ATGTGGCTGGGCAGAAATCCGtttataa TATTTCCGAATGTTCCTCAAGCGCCCGGTTTGTCCTGCGATGGCGAAGATC GCAGCATCTACAGAAGAGGAGCGCGTCGCTGGCGAAAATTGTATCGCGTCAATGGACACATTTTCCAGGCAAAGCGTTTCAATCGC CGCGCTTTCTGTGCCTATTGCCAGGATCGGATCTGGGGTCTGGGACGACAGGGTTTCAAGTGCATACAGTGCAAGCTGCTGGTGCACAAAAAGTGTCATAAGCTAGTGCAGAAGCACTGCACGGATCAGCCAGAGCCGCTGGTCAAGGAGCGAGCCGAGGAGGCCAGCGATCCGATGCCGGTGCCGTTGCCACCGTTGCCCTACGAGGCGGTGGGCGGCACCAGCGAGGCGTACGACACGCACGAACATGCGCACATTGTGGTGCCGCCGCCTCCCGAGGATTCCCTGGAGCCGGCCACACAGCGCCAGTATTCATTGAACGACTTTGAGTTAATACGCGTCATTGGACGCGGCAGCTATGCAAAGGTGCTGATGGTGGAGCTGCGACGTACGCGTCGCATCTATGCGATGAAGGTGATCAAGAAGGCGTTGGTCACCGATGACGAGGACATTGACTGGGTGCAGACAGAGAAGCATGTGTTTGAGACGGCCTCGAATCATCCGTTCCTGGTCGGTTTGCATTCATGCTTCCAAACCCCTTCGCGCTTGTTCTTCGTCATTGAGTTTGTGCGTGGCGGCGATTTGATGTATCACATGCAACGGCAACGCCGCCTGCCCGAGGAACATGCTCGCTTCTATGCCGCTGAGATCAGTTTGGCGCTGAACTTCTTGCACGAGAAGGGCATCATCTATCGGGATCTGAAGCTCGACAATGTGCTGCTCGATCATGAGGGGCACATCAAGCTCACCGATTACGGCATGTGCAAGGAGGGCATTCGGCCGGGTGACACAACCTCCACTTTCTGCGGTACTCCCAACTACATTGCACCCGAGATTCTACGCGGCGAGGACTATGGCTTCTCCGTGGACTGGTGGGCATTGGGTGTCCTGCTCTACGAGATGTTAGCTGGACGCAGTCCATTCGATATTGCCGGCGCCTCTGAAAATCCAGATCAG AACACTGAAGATTATCTGTTCCAAGTGATTTTGGAGAAGACTATACGCATACCGCGTTCGCTGAGCGTTAAGGCTGCTTCGGTATTGAAAGGTTTCCTCAACAAGAATCCCGCTGATCGTTTGGGCTGCCATCGTGAGTCCGCCTTCATGGATATTGTGAATCATCCGTTCTTCAAAGTCATCGACTGGGAGATG CTCGAACGCAAACAGGTTTCGCCACCATTTAAGCCACGCTTAGACTCAGATCGCGATCTGGCTAATTTCCCGATCGAGTTTACCGGCGAGCCGGTGCAGCTGACACCCGATGATGA TCATGTCATTGACAACATCGATCAATCGGAATTCGAGGGCTTTGAGTATGTAAATCCCTTGCTGATGTCACTGGAGGATTGCGTCTGA
- the LOC133845086 gene encoding atypical protein kinase C isoform X3 codes for MAWGYWSATTVDRGRSPRRLTQCTPLPVNLVQQEEEEEQPPPCLPQQQQQQQQQQQQQQSQQSQTCPSTPSANQQGGGGTLCYSPTCRSRCSSPCPGSPCGSITPPPPPLLTSSQQHLHQHSNKNCPAAQQLLTHLDYAARRQSLDQLDSPQSKYFDIQANQLSDIMCRGAVVSSIQSANNTLTRGVSLHSRSGSAHGSHHSHSHHGSAHGSLGCLQGGVGVGVGVGVGTGSTGSIGMMSASHIDTGDYDVPHPHPYTHHYMQTTASVTPPHATLSRPGSAGAVCTGHDSGSDSSQGCGGSIMGGMLVMGHPGHMGSLGHHSTGSGSLGRCSSRCHNTTTTDDSGGGSSGGGGGGGGGGSVAVGGPGMLMDYHHGHHSGSAGSGLNGCGGGGSIAGGSIGGRSSVLGTIHNGHGHHHQQYHHECIHYERLPIPVPIPTVPMGVTQQQQQQQQQQQQQQHQMSSQHQLQSEEEIEPAYATVFPNVPQAPGLSCDGEDRSIYRRGARRWRKLYRVNGHIFQAKRFNRRAFCAYCQDRIWGLGRQGFKCIQCKLLVHKKCHKLVQKHCTDQPEPLVKERAEEASDPMPVPLPPLPYEAVGGTSEAYDTHEHAHIVVPPPPEDSLEPATQRQYSLNDFELIRVIGRGSYAKVLMVELRRTRRIYAMKVIKKALVTDDEDIDWVQTEKHVFETASNHPFLVGLHSCFQTPSRLFFVIEFVRGGDLMYHMQRQRRLPEEHARFYAAEISLALNFLHEKGIIYRDLKLDNVLLDHEGHIKLTDYGMCKEGIRPGDTTSTFCGTPNYIAPEILRGEDYGFSVDWWALGVLLYEMLAGRSPFDIAGASENPDQNTEDYLFQVILEKTIRIPRSLSVKAASVLKGFLNKNPADRLGCHRESAFMDIVNHPFFKVIDWEMLERKQVSPPFKPRLDSDRDLANFPIEFTGEPVQLTPDDDHVIDNIDQSEFEGFEYVNPLLMSLEDCV; via the exons ATGGCCTGGGGCTATTGGTCCGCCACAACTGTGGATCGTGGACGTTCTCCGCGCCGCTTGACGCAGTGCACCCCGCTGCCGGTGAATCTGGTGCAGCaggaagaagaggaggagcaGCCACCACCTTGCCTtccccaacagcaacagcagcaacaacagcagcagcagcaacaacagtcgcAGCAGTCACAGACCTGCCCCAGCACACCATCGGCGAATCAACAAGGAGGCGGCGGCACTCTCTGCTACAGTCCCACATGTCGGTCCCGGTGCTCGAGTCCGTGTCCGGGGTCGCCGTGTGGCTCGATAACGCCGCCGCCTCCGCCGCTGCTCACGTCCTCGCAACAGCATCTGCATCAGCACTCGAATAAGAATTGCCCGGCCGCACAGCAGCTGCTCACGCATCTGGACTATGCGGCCAGGCGGCAATCGCTGGATCAGCTGGACAGTCCGCAG TCGAAGTACTTTGATATCCAGGCCAACCAGCTGTCGGACATCATGTGCCGCGGCGCTGTGGTCAGTTCCATACAGTCGGCAAACAACACGCTGACCAGAGGCGTCTCCCTTCACAGCCGGAGTGGCAGCGCCCATGGCAGCCATCATAGTCACAGTCATCATGGCAGCGCGCATGGTTCACTCGGTTGCCTGCAGGGAGGcgtcggagttggagttggcgTTGGAGTGGGCACTGGGAGCACTGGAAGCATTGGAATGATGTCGGCGAGCCACATAGACACGGGTGATTACGATGtgccgcatccgcatccgtaTACGCATCATTATATGCAGACAACAGCTTCAGTGACGCCACCGCATGCAACGCTCAGCAGGCCAGGATCGGCTGGTGCCGTCTGCACCGGCCACGACTCTGGCTCCGATTCCAGCCAGGGCTGCGGTGGCTCCATAATGGGAGGCATGCTGGTCATGGGTCATCCCGGCCATATGGGCAGTCTGGGCCATCACAGCACCGGCAGCGGCTCCCTGGGTCGCTGCTCCAGTCGTTGCCacaacaccaccaccaccgaCGACTCTGGAGGTGGCAGCAGCGGAggtggaggcggtggcggtggcggtggcagcgtCGCTGTGGGCGGTCCGGGCATGCTCATGGACTATCATCATGGCCATCACAGCGGCAGCGCTGGCAGCGGCCTCAATGGCTGCGGAGGCGGCGGTAGCATCGCTGGTGGCAGCATTGGCGGACGCAGCAGTGTCCTGGGCACCATTCACAATGGCCAcgggcatcatcatcagcaataTCATCACGAATGCATTCACTATGAACGCTTGCCCATACCCGTGCCCATTCCCACAGTGCCCATGGGCGtgacgcagcagcaacagcagcaacaacaacagcagcagcagcaacaacatcagatGTCGTCACAGCATCAGCTACAGTCGGAGGAGGAGATTGAGCCGGCCTACGCAACAG TATTTCCGAATGTTCCTCAAGCGCCCGGTTTGTCCTGCGATGGCGAAGATC GCAGCATCTACAGAAGAGGAGCGCGTCGCTGGCGAAAATTGTATCGCGTCAATGGACACATTTTCCAGGCAAAGCGTTTCAATCGC CGCGCTTTCTGTGCCTATTGCCAGGATCGGATCTGGGGTCTGGGACGACAGGGTTTCAAGTGCATACAGTGCAAGCTGCTGGTGCACAAAAAGTGTCATAAGCTAGTGCAGAAGCACTGCACGGATCAGCCAGAGCCGCTGGTCAAGGAGCGAGCCGAGGAGGCCAGCGATCCGATGCCGGTGCCGTTGCCACCGTTGCCCTACGAGGCGGTGGGCGGCACCAGCGAGGCGTACGACACGCACGAACATGCGCACATTGTGGTGCCGCCGCCTCCCGAGGATTCCCTGGAGCCGGCCACACAGCGCCAGTATTCATTGAACGACTTTGAGTTAATACGCGTCATTGGACGCGGCAGCTATGCAAAGGTGCTGATGGTGGAGCTGCGACGTACGCGTCGCATCTATGCGATGAAGGTGATCAAGAAGGCGTTGGTCACCGATGACGAGGACATTGACTGGGTGCAGACAGAGAAGCATGTGTTTGAGACGGCCTCGAATCATCCGTTCCTGGTCGGTTTGCATTCATGCTTCCAAACCCCTTCGCGCTTGTTCTTCGTCATTGAGTTTGTGCGTGGCGGCGATTTGATGTATCACATGCAACGGCAACGCCGCCTGCCCGAGGAACATGCTCGCTTCTATGCCGCTGAGATCAGTTTGGCGCTGAACTTCTTGCACGAGAAGGGCATCATCTATCGGGATCTGAAGCTCGACAATGTGCTGCTCGATCATGAGGGGCACATCAAGCTCACCGATTACGGCATGTGCAAGGAGGGCATTCGGCCGGGTGACACAACCTCCACTTTCTGCGGTACTCCCAACTACATTGCACCCGAGATTCTACGCGGCGAGGACTATGGCTTCTCCGTGGACTGGTGGGCATTGGGTGTCCTGCTCTACGAGATGTTAGCTGGACGCAGTCCATTCGATATTGCCGGCGCCTCTGAAAATCCAGATCAG AACACTGAAGATTATCTGTTCCAAGTGATTTTGGAGAAGACTATACGCATACCGCGTTCGCTGAGCGTTAAGGCTGCTTCGGTATTGAAAGGTTTCCTCAACAAGAATCCCGCTGATCGTTTGGGCTGCCATCGTGAGTCCGCCTTCATGGATATTGTGAATCATCCGTTCTTCAAAGTCATCGACTGGGAGATG CTCGAACGCAAACAGGTTTCGCCACCATTTAAGCCACGCTTAGACTCAGATCGCGATCTGGCTAATTTCCCGATCGAGTTTACCGGCGAGCCGGTGCAGCTGACACCCGATGATGA TCATGTCATTGACAACATCGATCAATCGGAATTCGAGGGCTTTGAGTATGTAAATCCCTTGCTGATGTCACTGGAGGATTGCGTCTGA